Proteins encoded within one genomic window of Streptomyces sp. NBC_01314:
- a CDS encoding zeta toxin family protein: MTGEEPGRAEGAGAGPRSRASGPGAQPTAPEPPAPDPLRHALPPDRHRQVYREVIAPAVLVGEVSERPKVIVLGGQPGSGKSNVARALVGDRDPVKISSDGIRELHPKWPELLRADDTTAGFYTHHDARAWVETAIGDAVDRRLDVLFDTAQDDPERTRRLLNGFREAGYEIDVVFVAGGSALSRLGVLERYHTDRLAQGGARFVENPDRSFPGVLASARVIDEERLADSVTVYRRDGTALYRNTLGPDGDWTLPAGTDTALRTERERPWTRAESEWFATTAEKLAGVKPEELGEPIQPRWRGLVSEAIAAAQPYADPSVADRLHRLRTALQQPAPGAAAGPGVSSAATMRSSGGAASRTPGTPGTPGPHRTPGLPAAPNRPPTNQPPNNNNPGPTRNR, encoded by the coding sequence GTGACGGGGGAGGAGCCGGGGAGAGCCGAGGGAGCCGGAGCGGGGCCTCGGTCGCGGGCTTCGGGTCCCGGGGCGCAGCCCACGGCGCCCGAACCACCGGCCCCCGACCCGTTACGGCACGCCCTCCCGCCCGACCGGCACCGGCAGGTCTACCGGGAGGTGATCGCCCCGGCCGTGCTGGTCGGGGAAGTGTCCGAGCGGCCGAAAGTGATCGTGCTCGGCGGACAGCCGGGCTCCGGGAAGTCCAATGTCGCCCGGGCCCTCGTCGGCGACCGGGACCCAGTGAAGATCTCCAGCGACGGCATTCGCGAACTGCACCCCAAGTGGCCGGAGTTGCTGCGCGCCGACGACACCACGGCCGGCTTCTACACCCATCACGACGCCCGTGCCTGGGTGGAGACCGCGATCGGGGACGCCGTCGACCGGCGGCTCGACGTGCTGTTCGACACCGCCCAGGACGATCCCGAGCGCACCCGGCGGCTGCTGAACGGGTTCCGTGAGGCCGGGTACGAGATCGACGTGGTGTTCGTCGCCGGGGGCTCCGCACTGAGTCGGCTGGGGGTTCTGGAGCGGTACCACACCGACCGGCTGGCCCAGGGCGGCGCCCGCTTCGTCGAGAACCCCGACCGCTCGTTCCCCGGTGTCCTCGCCAGCGCCCGTGTCATCGACGAGGAGCGGCTCGCGGACTCGGTGACGGTCTACCGCCGCGACGGCACCGCCCTCTACCGCAACACCCTCGGCCCCGACGGCGACTGGACCCTGCCCGCCGGCACGGACACCGCCCTGCGCACGGAACGCGAACGTCCGTGGACCCGGGCCGAGTCGGAGTGGTTCGCCACGACCGCTGAGAAGCTCGCCGGGGTCAAGCCGGAGGAGCTGGGCGAACCGATCCAGCCACGTTGGCGGGGGCTTGTCTCGGAGGCGATCGCCGCCGCCCAGCCGTACGCCGACCCGTCGGTGGCCGACCGGCTGCACCGCCTGCGAACGGCCCTCCAGCAGCCGGCACCGGGGGCGGCCGCAGGGCCCGGTGTCTCCTCGGCGGCGACGATGCGGTCGTCGGGCGGGGCCGCGAGCCGTACGCCGGGCACTCCTGGGACCCCGGGGCCGCACCGGACCCCGGGCCTCCCGG
- a CDS encoding HAD-IA family hydrolase, with protein MAAVLFDVDGVLIDTADAHGRVWRAWARARGLDPEAVWVATQGRRRADILRLVAPDRDPADEHRALDRLMAAEEPGFCAFDGAAELLGALPRGRWAVVTSSRAEPTAARLARTGLVVPEVRVCAEDVSAGKPSPEGYLYAAARLGADPARCLVVEDAPAGIAAGRAAGCMVYAVASTHRPGELRDAHVCFGSLREAAGAVLRAVGEGGIRAGDGTGG; from the coding sequence ATGGCCGCAGTCCTCTTCGACGTGGACGGCGTGCTCATCGACACCGCCGACGCGCACGGCCGGGTCTGGCGGGCCTGGGCGCGGGCGCGGGGTCTGGACCCCGAGGCCGTGTGGGTGGCCACGCAGGGGCGGCGGCGGGCGGACATCCTGCGGCTGGTGGCGCCGGATCGCGATCCGGCCGACGAGCACCGGGCTTTGGACCGGTTGATGGCGGCGGAGGAACCCGGCTTCTGCGCCTTCGACGGGGCTGCCGAGTTGCTGGGGGCGTTGCCGCGGGGCCGTTGGGCCGTCGTCACCTCCAGTCGGGCGGAGCCCACCGCCGCGCGGCTCGCCCGTACGGGGCTGGTGGTGCCGGAGGTGCGGGTCTGTGCCGAGGACGTGTCCGCGGGCAAGCCGTCACCGGAGGGGTATCTGTATGCCGCCGCCCGGCTGGGCGCAGACCCGGCCCGCTGCCTGGTGGTCGAGGACGCGCCGGCGGGTATCGCGGCGGGGCGCGCGGCCGGCTGCATGGTGTACGCGGTGGCCTCCACGCACCGACCCGGGGAACTCCGGGACGCACACGTGTGTTTCGGGTCGCTGAGGGAGGCGGCGGGGGCGGTTCTGCGGGCCGTGGGCGAAGGAGGAATCCGGGCTGGAGACGGAACCGGCGGCTAA
- a CDS encoding ABC transporter ATP-binding protein encodes MSDNLTLPAQQGSTDSVKETLLEVQGLTKHFPIYGGFPIKRRVGAVQAVDGVDLTVGVGESVGLVGESGCGKSTTGRLITRLLEPTAGKITYAGQDITHASRRQMAPVRSEIQMIFQDPYSSLNPRQTVGSIIKSPMEVNGIEPEGGREKKVRELLELVGLNPEHYNRFPHEFSGGQRQRIGVARALALNPKLIVADEPVSALDVSIQAQVVNLLQKVQQELGIAFLFIAHDLAIVRHFSQRVAVMYLGKIVEVGDRDSIYNRPRHPYTHALLSAVPEVELAEESQDKQRIRLYGDVPSPISPPSGCRFRTRCWKAQDKCAAEEPPLLQISGNRDGHLTACHFPEDPTTEARGEDVVLDPALKALEKAAETETKVQKS; translated from the coding sequence ATGAGCGACAACCTCACCCTCCCCGCACAGCAGGGCTCCACCGACTCCGTGAAGGAAACCCTCCTCGAGGTTCAGGGCCTGACCAAACACTTCCCCATCTACGGCGGCTTCCCGATCAAACGCAGGGTCGGCGCCGTGCAGGCGGTCGACGGCGTCGATCTGACCGTCGGCGTCGGCGAGAGCGTCGGCCTGGTGGGCGAGTCGGGCTGCGGCAAGTCGACGACGGGCCGGCTGATCACGCGGCTGCTGGAGCCGACCGCCGGGAAGATCACGTACGCGGGCCAGGACATCACGCACGCCTCGCGCAGGCAGATGGCGCCGGTCCGGTCCGAGATACAGATGATCTTCCAGGACCCGTACTCCTCACTGAACCCCCGGCAGACGGTCGGCTCGATCATCAAGTCGCCGATGGAGGTCAACGGGATAGAGCCGGAGGGCGGCCGGGAGAAGAAGGTCCGCGAGCTCCTGGAGCTGGTCGGCCTCAACCCCGAGCACTACAACCGCTTCCCGCACGAGTTCTCCGGCGGCCAGCGCCAGCGCATCGGGGTCGCCCGCGCGCTGGCCCTGAACCCGAAACTGATCGTGGCGGACGAGCCGGTCTCGGCGCTGGACGTGTCGATCCAGGCGCAGGTGGTGAACCTGCTGCAGAAGGTGCAGCAGGAGCTGGGCATCGCCTTCCTGTTCATCGCCCACGACCTCGCCATCGTCCGGCACTTCTCGCAGCGTGTCGCCGTGATGTACCTCGGCAAGATCGTGGAGGTCGGCGACCGGGACTCGATCTACAACCGGCCCCGCCACCCCTACACCCACGCACTCCTCTCCGCGGTCCCCGAGGTCGAGCTCGCCGAGGAGAGCCAGGACAAGCAGCGGATCCGGCTCTACGGCGACGTGCCCTCGCCGATCTCGCCGCCGTCCGGCTGCCGCTTCCGGACCCGCTGCTGGAAGGCGCAGGACAAGTGCGCCGCGGAGGAGCCCCCGCTGCTCCAGATCTCCGGCAACCGCGACGGCCACCTGACGGCCTGCCACTTCCCGGAGGACCCGACGACGGAGGCACGCGGGGAGGATGTCGTGCTGGATCCGGCGCTGAAGGCGCTGGAAAAGGCCGCGGAGACGGAGACGAAGGTCCAGAAGAGCTGA
- a CDS encoding ABC transporter ATP-binding protein, with protein MTTLTKTEDAPAPTGPESFLSVRDLRVQFSTEDGIVKAVDGLSFDVERGKTLGIVGESGSGKSVTNLTILGLHNPRTSTVDGEILFDGKELVTATEKELEQLRGNRMAMIFQDPLTALSPYYTVGRQLSEPFMKHRGASKKEAKERAIQMLEKVGIPQPKVRFDDYPHQFSGGMRQRAMIAMALMCDPDLLIADEPTTALDVTVQAQILDLLKDLQQEFGSAIIFITHDLGVISNMADDLLVMYAGRAVERGSVKEVLRTPKHPYTWGLLSSMPRLDGDIHEMLTPIPGSPPSLLNPPTGCAFHPRCAFTGEVAGTLCTDTRPSLGEGRASACHLTAEQKQTIFIDKIQPRLR; from the coding sequence GTGACCACACTGACCAAGACCGAGGACGCCCCGGCCCCGACCGGGCCCGAGAGCTTCCTCTCGGTCCGTGACCTGCGGGTGCAGTTCTCCACCGAGGACGGCATCGTCAAGGCCGTCGACGGACTCTCCTTCGACGTCGAGCGCGGCAAGACCCTGGGCATCGTGGGTGAGTCCGGCTCCGGGAAGTCCGTCACCAACCTGACGATCCTGGGCCTGCACAACCCGCGCACCAGCACCGTCGACGGTGAGATCCTCTTCGACGGCAAGGAACTCGTCACCGCCACCGAGAAGGAGCTGGAGCAGCTCCGCGGCAACAGGATGGCGATGATCTTCCAGGATCCGCTGACGGCCCTGTCGCCGTACTACACGGTGGGCCGGCAACTGTCCGAGCCGTTCATGAAGCACCGCGGCGCCTCCAAGAAGGAGGCCAAGGAGCGGGCCATCCAGATGCTGGAGAAGGTCGGCATCCCGCAGCCCAAGGTGCGCTTCGACGACTACCCGCACCAGTTCTCCGGCGGCATGCGCCAGCGCGCGATGATCGCCATGGCGCTGATGTGCGACCCCGACCTGCTGATCGCCGACGAGCCGACGACAGCGCTCGACGTGACCGTGCAGGCCCAGATCCTGGACCTGCTCAAGGATCTCCAGCAGGAGTTCGGCTCCGCGATCATCTTCATCACCCACGACCTCGGCGTCATCTCGAACATGGCCGACGACCTGCTGGTGATGTACGCGGGCCGAGCCGTGGAGCGCGGCAGCGTCAAGGAAGTGCTGCGCACCCCCAAGCACCCCTACACGTGGGGCCTGTTGAGCTCGATGCCGCGCCTGGACGGCGACATCCACGAGATGCTGACGCCGATCCCCGGCTCCCCGCCCTCGCTGCTCAACCCGCCCACCGGCTGCGCCTTCCACCCGCGGTGCGCGTTCACCGGCGAAGTCGCCGGCACGCTGTGTACCGACACGCGGCCCTCGCTGGGCGAGGGACGCGCCTCCGCGTGCCACTTGACCGCGGAGCAGAAGCAGACCATCTTCATCGACAAGATCCAGCCCCGGCTGCGCTAG
- a CDS encoding ABC transporter permease, with the protein MLQFIIRRLAGAVVTLFLIGAVTFFLFIAGPSDYASLACGRDCSPTRIADIREALGLNLPIATQFWQFMSGIVMGRDFPDGHCAAPCLGQSFYSGDMVWDTIMDRFPTTLTLTAGGAVCFLIFGVGAGMIAAYRRGSTLDKVATGSSMVLSSFQIYFLGPIALTVLVYSTGWMEDPQYVPITEDPVGWFIGLSIPVVVMATIFTAQYTRMARASMIEQLAEEHVRTARAKGMSKKFVFFRYAWRGSLIPIVTVLGIDISSMLGGAVVTELTFSLQGIGRLAVNGAQTKDLPLTMGVMMFGAFFILIVNILTDIAYAWIDPRVRLS; encoded by the coding sequence ATGCTTCAGTTCATCATCCGGCGCCTGGCCGGTGCCGTCGTCACCTTGTTCCTCATCGGCGCCGTCACGTTCTTCCTCTTCATCGCCGGGCCGTCCGACTACGCCTCTCTGGCCTGTGGCAGGGACTGCTCCCCGACGAGAATCGCGGACATCCGCGAGGCGCTCGGTCTCAATCTGCCGATCGCGACCCAGTTCTGGCAGTTCATGTCCGGCATCGTGATGGGCCGTGACTTCCCGGACGGCCACTGTGCCGCCCCCTGCCTCGGCCAGTCGTTCTACTCGGGCGACATGGTCTGGGACACCATCATGGACCGCTTCCCGACCACCCTCACGCTGACCGCGGGTGGCGCGGTCTGCTTCCTGATCTTCGGTGTGGGTGCCGGCATGATCGCCGCCTACCGGCGCGGTTCCACGCTCGACAAGGTCGCCACGGGCTCGTCGATGGTGCTCAGCTCCTTCCAGATCTACTTCCTCGGCCCGATCGCGCTGACGGTCCTCGTCTACAGCACGGGCTGGATGGAGGACCCGCAGTACGTCCCGATCACCGAGGATCCGGTCGGCTGGTTCATCGGGTTGTCCATCCCGGTGGTCGTGATGGCCACCATCTTCACCGCGCAGTACACGCGTATGGCGCGCGCTTCGATGATCGAGCAGCTCGCGGAGGAGCACGTGCGCACCGCCCGGGCCAAGGGCATGTCGAAGAAGTTCGTCTTCTTCCGCTACGCCTGGCGCGGTTCGCTCATCCCGATCGTCACCGTCCTGGGTATCGACATCAGCTCCATGCTCGGCGGTGCCGTCGTCACGGAACTCACCTTCTCCCTCCAGGGCATCGGCCGCCTGGCTGTGAACGGAGCCCAGACCAAGGACCTTCCCCTGACGATGGGCGTCATGATGTTCGGGGCCTTCTTCATCCTCATCGTGAACATCCTCACCGACATCGCGTACGCCTGGATCGACCCGCGCGTCCGGCTCTCCTAG